From one Bufo gargarizans isolate SCDJY-AF-19 unplaced genomic scaffold, ASM1485885v1 fragScaff_scaffold_587_pilon, whole genome shotgun sequence genomic stretch:
- the AMIGO3 gene encoding amphoterin-induced protein 3: MRSGCCPRGWSEILLTLLLMCSFVSGCPSGCTCASDLLSCTRAALTKVPENLPPTSVTLDLSHNSLHSLHSYWLSAVPHLHVLCLNHNEFKRLPAGAFHNATNLRHLDLSSNKLQSIRAEHFHHLLSLEELLLYNNHISHMEEAAFTRLHNIRKIYLSWNNLSAFSFSSMCNLTHPNLRTLDLSSNKFLELPVDEMSALPAFIKNGLYLHNNPLTCSCTLYTLLSQWKQRGFSSVLDFWQEHTCLYMGKPRAVVRILESQNGLDNCSTGLGQQLGDTGLKVLVGRRVMVTCNTSLPQENTTYLWISPAYNFIFPPGNSNQSFRIHPNGSLEIHKAQPWNSGVYLCIAVNRRLSYNATHEVNVTVHYPKHEVESFNTGLTTLLGCVVSLVLVFIYLYMTPCRCLLCCSKPPQTPSPPQESSAQSSILCVTPPVCEGANSRKVGASRHVVFLEPIKEGRSKKNPKILQLRSDSDSSVFSDCPIVPT, translated from the coding sequence ATGAGAAGCGGCTGCTGCCCCAGGGGATGGTCAGAGATCCTGCTGACTCTGCTGCTCATGTGCTCCTTTGTCTCTGGCTGCCCCTCCGGTTGTACCTGCGCCTCCGATCTCTTGAGCTGCACCAGAGCAGCTCTGACCAAGGTCCCCGAGAACCTGCCCCCCACATCCGTCACTTTGGACTTAAGTCACAACAGTCTGCACTCCCTGCACAGTTACTGGCTGTCCGCAGTCCCTCACCTCCACGTCTTATGCCTCAACCACAACGAGTTCAAGCGGCTGCCGGCCGGGGCCTTCCACAATGCCACCAACCTCAGGCACCTGGACCTCTCCTCCAACAAGCTCCAGAGCATCCGGGCAGAACACTTCCATCATCTCCTGAGCCTGGAGGAACTCCTGCTCTACAACAACCACATCAGCCACATGGAGGAGGCCGCCTTCACCAGACTGCACAACATCCGAAAGATCTACTTGAGCTGGAACAACCTGAGCGCCTTCTCCTTCAGCTCCATGTGCAACCTGACTCACCCCAATCTCCGCACCCTGGACCTGTCCTCCAATAAGTTCCTGGAGCTGCCGGTGGACGAGATGTCCGCTCTACCTGCGTTCATCAAGAACGGCCTTTACCTGCACAACAACCCCCTCACCTGCAGCTGCACGCTCTACACCCTCCTCAGCCAGTGGAAGCAGCGGGGCTTCTCCTCCGTCCTGGACTTCTGGCAGGAGCACACCTGCCTCTACATGGGAAAGCCTCGTGCCGTGGTTCGCATCTTGGAGTCCCAGAATGGACTTGACAATTGCTCTACTGGACTTGGACAACAACTTGGAGACACTGGTCTGAAGGTTTTGGTGGGGAGGAGAGTGATGGTGACCTGTAATACCAGCCTGCCCCAGGAGAATACCACCTACCTCTGGATCTCACCCGCCTACAACTTCATCTTCCCACCCGGAAACAGTAACCAGAGCTTTCGGATTCACCCCAACGGCAGCTTAGAGATCCACAAAGCGCAGCCCTGGAACTCCGGGGTCTACCTGTGCATCGCAGTCAACAGGCGGCTCAGCTACAACGCCACGCATGAGGTCAACGTCACCGTCCATTACCCCAAGCACGAGGTGGAGTCCTTCAACACGGGCCTCACCACCCTCCTGGGCTGTGTGGTCAGCCTAGTCCTGGTCTTCATTTATCTCTATATGACTCCATGTCGATGCCTCCTCTGCTGTTCCAAACCCCCACAAACCCCCAGCCCTCCACAGGAAAGCAGCGCTCAGTCTTCCATACTTTGTGTAACTCCACCAGTCTGCGAAGGGGCCAACAGCCGCAAGGTGGGAGCCAGCCGCCATGTTGTCTTCTTAGAGCCAATAAAAGAAGGACGATCTAAAAAGAACCCAAAGATCCTGCAGCTGCGGTCGGACTCGGACagctctgtcttctcagactgcCCAATTGTGCCGACATAG